From one Lemur catta isolate mLemCat1 chromosome 5, mLemCat1.pri, whole genome shotgun sequence genomic stretch:
- the LOC123637694 gene encoding tubulin beta chain-like yields the protein MSATFIGNSTAIQELCKRISEQFIAMFRRKAFLQWYTGEGMDEMEFTEAESNMNDLVSEYQQYQDATAKEEGEFEEEVEEEVAQSRLSLGKARKRRELFIHSQVVLIAPSRCVCTCCSSCLDITRCTDTTIKAFS from the coding sequence atgtccGCCACCTTTATCGGCAACAGCACGGCCATTCAGGAGCTGTGCAAGCGCATCTCGGAGCAGTTCATAGCCATGTTCCGGCGCAAGGCCTTCCTGCAGTGGTACACAGGTGAGGGCATGGACGAGATGGAGTTCACTGAGGCTGAGAGCAACATGAACGACCTGGTGTCCGAGTACCAGCAGTACCAGGACGCCACGGCCAAGGAGGAGGGAGAGTTTGAGGAGGAGGTCGAGGAGGAAGTGGCACAGAGCCGCCTGTCACTGGGTAAAGCGCGGAAGCGGCGTGAGCTCTTTATTCACTCACAAGTTGTTCTGATAGCCCCGTCTCGCTGTGTGTGCACCTGCTGTTCTTCCTGTCTTGACATCACACGCTGTACAGACACCACCATTAAAGCATTTTCATAG